In a single window of the Leptidea sinapis chromosome 47, ilLepSina1.1, whole genome shotgun sequence genome:
- the LOC126978097 gene encoding alpha-N-acetylglucosaminidase, with translation MKLLLLFLSNIFAIQALNLNYLDPIKLQTKTSPDIQRQAAYNIISKYSNNVVVEVNPTLFVNNKDVFKLWTVNGELHIRGSTGIAAVWGFYYYLKKYCKSHIGWQVQNVNIPSPLPEVDEVVVANDRFRYYQNVCTASYSFLWWNEDDWVKHVEWMALNGINLSLAPIAQEAAWLKIYRQLGMTEVEIDEHFTGPAFLSWLRMGNVHGWGGPLLKSWHDLQKLIQRKVLDAMSNLGMIPVFPAFNGHVPRAFARLYPNATFFSVSKWNKFSEDYCCNLFLSPHEPLFKEIGNMFLKEVSAGYGTSHIYTADPFNEIQVEPWSTMLVQETAKAIFGTLSEYDDKAVWMVQNWMFVHNPQVWPLTRVQTFLTSVPNGRMLVLDLQSEQWPQYNVYQMYYGQPFIWCMLHNFGGTLGMFGNVQVINSDVYHVRDRVNSSMIGIGLTPEGINQNYVVYELMLETAWRKGPIKDLNEWVGDYAERRYGCNDTALAWRYLLKSVYNFNGLNKMRGKYVITKRPSFKIQPWAWYESKDILDALKNLVFISTGSCGSGFEHDLVDVTRQVLQYRIDQLYVNLLNDRFSNSVVFNASINRFLDAMWDMETILATNGDFTISNWLSSARRTSSVDNESYLYELNARNQVTLWGPRGEITDYACKQWAEMVHYYYRPRWSMFLSMALDAKLRNETFDERSIQRIVRSNVEESFQTIEINRLQSDSARSVALRMYEKWIFASDLDDLPMNIITANPESLTTLADTDEETESNETPTVFLLHSTVSN, from the coding sequence ATGAAGCTATTACTGCTTTTTCTGTCCAACATATTCGCGATCCAagctttgaatttaaattatttggacCCAATAAAACTACAAACGAAGACATCCCCCGACATACAAAGGCAAGCCgcgtataatattataagcaaaTACAGCAATAACGTGGTAGTAGAAGTAAATCCGACACTATTTGTGAATAACAAAGATGTATTCAAACTGTGGACTGTTAATGGTGAATTGCATATTCGTGGAAGTACTGGCATCGCTGCAGTGTGGGGGTTCTACTACTATCTGAAGAAGTACTGCAAAAGCCATATAGGCTGGCAAGTCCAAAATGTGAATATTCCAAGCCCGTTACCAGAAGTAGACGAAGTTGTCGTGGCGAATGACAGATTCCGTTACTACCAAAACGTTTGTACTGCATCCTATAGTTTCTTATGGTGGAATGAAGATGACTGGGTAAAACATGTGGAGTGGATGGCTCTCAATGGCATTAATTTATCCCTAGCACCCATAGCCCAAGAGGCGGCTTGGTTGAAGATCTACAGGCAACTTGGCATGACAGAGGTTGAAATAGACGAACATTTCACGGGCCCGGCGTTTCTGTCTTGGCTTCGCATGGGCAATGTTCACGGATGGGGCGGACCGTTGTTGAAATCATGGCACGACTTGCAGAAACTGATTCAGAGAAAAGTGCTTGACGCTATGTCCAATCTTGGGATGATACCAGTGTTTCCAGCTTTCAATGGTCACGTGCCTCGCGCTTTCGCCCGACTATATCCGAATGCTACCTTTTTTTCAGTGAGCAAATGGAACAAGTTCAGCGAGGATTACTGTTGCAATCTGTTCCTAAGCCCACACGAACCGTTGTTCAAAGAAATAGGGAACATGTTCTTAAAGGAAGTTTCGGCTGGTTATGGCACGAGCCACATTTATACCGCAGATCCTTTCAACGAAATACAAGTGGAACCATGGTCCACGATGCTGGTGCAAGAAACTGCTAAAGCAATTTTTGGTACTTTGTCCGAATATGATGATAAGGCTGTGTGGATGGTACAGAACTGGATGTTTGTACATAATCCTCAGGTTTGGCCACTGACACGAGTGCAGACTTTTTTAACATCAGTACCTAACGGACGTATGCTTGTCTTAGACCTTCAATCAGAACAATGGCCGCAGTACAATGTCTATCAGATGTACTATGGCCAACCCTTTATCTGGTGCATGCTGCATAACTTCGGTGGAACCTTAGGAATGTTTGGAAATGTGCAAGTCATCAATTCTGATGTATATCACGTAAGGGATCGCGTGAATTCATCAATGATTGGAATAGGATTGACCCCTGAAGGTATCAATCAGAATTATGTCGTCTACGAGCTGATGCTTGAAACGGCTTGGCGTAAAGGTCCCATAAAAGATCTCAACGAATGGGTCGGCGATTACGCGGAGAGAAGATACGGTTGCAATGACACAGCCTTAGCCTGgcgttatttattaaaaagcgtATATAATTTCAATGGTTTGAATAAAATGAGGGGTAAATACGTGATAACAAAGCGTCCCAGTTTCAAAATACAACCGTGGGCTTGGTATGAAAGTAAAGACATCCTCGATGCcctgaaaaatttagtattcaTATCGACTGGCTCATGTGGATCAGGGTTCGAGCATGACCTCGTTGATGTCACACGACAAGTTCTGCAGTACAGAATTGACCAACTCTATGTGAATCTATTAAACGATCGATTTTCAAACAGCGTAGTTTTCAACGCGTCAATTAACCGATTCTTGGATGCAATGTGGGACATGGAAACTATTTTGGCAACAAACGGCGATTTTACGATCTCTAATTGGCTATCAAGCGCAAGAAGAACGTCATCAGTCGATAATGAATCTTATTTGTATGAGTTGAACGCTCGAAATCAAGTGACTCTTTGGGGTCCTAGAGGAGAGATCACGGATTACGCTTGCAAGCAATGGGCTGAAATGGTCCATTACTATTACAGGCCCAGATGGAGTATGTTCCTCTCAATGGCTTTGGACGCGAAATTGAGAAATGAAACATTCGATGAACGTAGCATTCAAAGAATAGTGAGAAGtaatgtggaagaaagctttcAAACCATAGAAATAAATCGTTTGCAAAGTGATTCAGCACGATCTGTAGCGTTGCGTATGTATGAAAAATGGATATTTGCGTCGGATTTGGATGACTTGCCCATGAACATAATTACAGCCAACCCAGAAAGTCTTACAACTCTAGCAGATACGGATGAAGAAACAGAATCCAATGAGACTCCAACAGTTTTTCTTTTGCATTCAACTGTTTCTAACTAA